DNA sequence from the Alteribacter lacisalsi genome:
TTATAGGCTCTCATTTTATTCAGCAGACCAATACCGCGGCCCTCCTGACGCATGTAGAGGAGCACACCTTCTCCAGCCTCTTCGATCTGTTCGAGTGCAGCATGGAGCTGAGGGCCGCAGTCGCAGCGGTTGGAACCGAAAACGTCTCCGGTGAGACACTCGGAATGCACACGGACGAGAGTCGGTTTTTCCGGGTTAATCTCCCCCTTGACCAGAGCCACGTGCTCTTTACCGTCCACTACGTTGGAGTAGCCGATCGCCTTGAAGTCACCGAATTCGGTAGGCAGTGTAATCTCCACTTCCTTTTTAACAAGCTGATCCTTTCTGTTCCGGTACTGAATCAGATCCTTGATTGTAATCATTTTAAGGTCGTGCTCATCTGCAATTTTTCTCAGGTCCGGCACTCTTGCCATTGAACCGTCTTCTTTTATAATTTCGCAGATGACTCCAGCAGGAGCCGAACCGCACAGACGGGCGAGGTCTACTGCAGCCTCTGTATGGCCGGCTCTTCTGAGAACACCTCCGTCCTTGGCAATAAGCGGGAAGATATGACCCGGCTTTTTAAAATCCGTTCCTTTTGCGTTTGGATCAATCAGGGCACGAACCGTATCGGCACGCTCATGAGCGGAAATTCCCGTTGTGGTTGATTCATGATCGATACTGACAGTAAAAGCAGTTCCGTGGGGATCCGTGTTGTGATCAACCATCGGTACAAGGTTCAGTTCTGCAGCGCGTTCCCGGGTAATCGGTGTACAGACGAGCCCGCGGCCGTGTGTGATCATAAAATTAATCACTTCAGGTGTTGTTTTATCTGCAAGAGCAACAAAGTCCCCTTCGTTTTCCCGGTCTTCGTCGTCACAGACGATAACCATTTTCCCCTGCATAAGTTCGTAGATTGCTTCTTCAATCCGGTCAAATTGGATCATGTCATTCACGACCTTCCTGCTCGATTTTTTTAAAATCCGTGTTCTTTCAGAAAAGATTCGGTCAATTTGTCCGATACATCCCCATCTGCCGGAAGACGATGAAACAGAAACTGTTCAATGTACTTCGCCAGCATATCCGTTTCTATATTCACGATATCCCCAGGGCCTCTGGAGCCGATGATTGTCTCCTCGATCGTGTGGGGGATAATTGAAATCGTAAACGTACCGTCTGACGTTCCAAAGATCGTCAGGCTTGTTCCGTCTACCGCAACCGATCCCTTAAGCATCATATATTTATGAAGTTCCCCGCTCACCTGGATGTCATAATAGACAGCGTTTGCTTCTTTTCGCTTTGAGACAATCGTACCGGTGCCGTCAACGTGACCTGTTACAAAATGCCCCCCGAAGCGTCCGCCGGCAGCCATCGCCCGTTCAAGGTTCACATAGGAGCCGTTTTTTAACAGCTTAAGGCTCGTGGCACGAACCGTTTCCGGCATCAGATCAACTGAAAATGTCCGGTCTGTAAACGAAGTAACGGTGAGGCAAACCCCGTTAACCGCAATACTGTCCCCAAGTTTAACATCTG
Encoded proteins:
- the ribE gene encoding riboflavin synthase, which translates into the protein MFTGIIEEKGTVKSIRETGEAIVMVIEAPGILTDVKLGDSIAVNGVCLTVTSFTDRTFSVDLMPETVRATSLKLLKNGSYVNLERAMAAGGRFGGHFVTGHVDGTGTIVSKRKEANAVYYDIQVSGELHKYMMLKGSVAVDGTSLTIFGTSDGTFTISIIPHTIEETIIGSRGPGDIVNIETDMLAKYIEQFLFHRLPADGDVSDKLTESFLKEHGF
- a CDS encoding bifunctional 3,4-dihydroxy-2-butanone-4-phosphate synthase/GTP cyclohydrolase II, which encodes MIQFDRIEEAIYELMQGKMVIVCDDEDRENEGDFVALADKTTPEVINFMITHGRGLVCTPITRERAAELNLVPMVDHNTDPHGTAFTVSIDHESTTTGISAHERADTVRALIDPNAKGTDFKKPGHIFPLIAKDGGVLRRAGHTEAAVDLARLCGSAPAGVICEIIKEDGSMARVPDLRKIADEHDLKMITIKDLIQYRNRKDQLVKKEVEITLPTEFGDFKAIGYSNVVDGKEHVALVKGEINPEKPTLVRVHSECLTGDVFGSNRCDCGPQLHAALEQIEEAGEGVLLYMRQEGRGIGLLNKMRAYKLQEEGLDTVEANTKLGFAPDLRDYGIGAQILRDIGVSKMRLLTNNPRKITGLKGYDLEVTDRVPLQLPHKKANERYLKAKKDKLGHMLHF